AATAGAGCCAGCACGGCCCCGAGCAATCCGCCCTGCAGGCCGATGGACAGGAAACGTCCCTGGAATTCTCCGGCGATGAAGCGGTTGGAGGCGCCGATAAAGTGCAGGACATCGACGATTTCGCGATTGGAGGCCATGGCGCCGCGCGTGGCGAAGACGATGGCCAATACCGTGGCAACGCCGATCAGCCCCAGGACGAGGAGCCCTGAAAACACCATTGTTCCGGCCATGGTGTTGAGCTGCTGGCGCCAGGCCGCATGGGTATCGAGGCTGGCCCCTTCGATCGCCTGGAGATTGCGCTGCAATTGCTCGATATCGGCATCGACGGGATCGGCCAATTGCACCACGACCAGACGTGGAATGGCGATGACGGAGAGATCGAGGCCGGCGCCGAGCCAGGGTTCGAGCAGCGCCTGGCTCTCCTCAAGCGTGAGAGCCCTTGCCGCCGCTATGCCGGGTGTCGATTGCGCCAGCGACACCACGGTGCGCAGATTGCTTTCCATGACCTCGCCCTCGGCCGGGCGAATCTGGATGGTGAGCTCGCGGCCGACATCGGCAGACCAGGCAATGGCCGATTTCTGCACCAGCAGGACCCCGCCCAGGGTCACGGCAGACAGAAACGCCATGATGGTGATGAGCAGCAACAGGGTGCGCCCGGCCACGCTTTTCTCTGGAACGATGGGAGCGGCGCCCCCACGGCGGGAGAGCTGGGACAGCAATTGCCTAATCATGAATGGTCAACTCCCCCTTGTTGAGCACCATGCGGGGATAGGGGAAGCGGTCGAGCAAGGGCAATTCGTGCGTCGCCAGAATGATGGTCATGCCCAGCGTTCGGTTCAATTCGGCAAAGAGATGGACCAGCCGGCTGGACAGGTCGGGATCGACATTGCCGGTGGGTTCGTCCGCCAACAGCACTTTCGGCCGGGCGATCACCGCGCGGGCAATGGCGGCGCGCTGCTTTTCGCCGCCCGACAACAAGGTCGGCAGCGCATGCATGCGCTCCCCCAGCCCGACCCATTCGAGCAATTCGATGACATTGGGGCGGTATTCGCTTTCCGGCTGGCCCAATACCCGCAGCGGCAGAGCCACATTCTCGAACGTGGTCAGGTGACCGAGCAGACGGAATTCCTGAAAGACGATGCCGATATGCCGGCGCATCTGCAACAGCCGGTCCTGATCGAGATTGCCGACATCCTCGTCGAACATGGTGACGCGGCCGCGGCTGGGCTTCAGCGACAGTAGCAACAGGCGCAGCAGGCTGGTCTTGCCCGAGCCGGACGGGCCGGTGAGAAAATGAAATGAACCAGGCTCGATGGCGAAGGTCAGGTCTTTGAGAATTTCGGGGCCATTGCCATAGCGCAGGCCCACATCGGAAAATTCGATCAAAAAGTCTGCTCCCCATTTGGTCCGGCAGCGTTACGAGGGCGAATCAGCACCGGCGCATCATAGCAGCGGCGAGGCCCGCTGCGGCATCGGCAAGGCTTTGGACGGAGGAAAGCGGCACAATTTTGGTGGCGGCCCCGGTTTGAGGAGTTTTAACCCCCCGGCGCTAGGGTCGGCATCCAGCCCTTAAACGATCAAAGCCGTCTGATGATCATCACCTGCCCGCATTGTCAGACCAAGTATCAGGTGGCCTATGAGGCCATCGGATCGGCCGGCCGCAAGGTGCAATGCGCTCATTGCCATCAGGCCTGGGACCAGCGGCCTGGTTCTTTCAAGCGTCCGGCCCCGGCGGCGGGCCAGCCAGAGGCCGACAGATTGTTCACGTCCATGGCCGAGGATGCGCTGGACGAGGCCATGTTGAGCGAAGAGCAGGCCATGATCGCCGAGAAGACGAAATTCGCCCCGGCCGCTTCTCCGGCAGGCAAGGATGGCGCGCCCAGGGAACCTGTGGAAACCCCGTCTCTGCGCGCTCCCAATGCGGCGGAAGTGAAGAAGCGCCAGGCCGATTTTTCCAAGAGGCAGAGCGCGATGATTTCCCGCCTGCCATTGGCCCGGCTGCGCCGCGCGGCACGTATTGCCGGAATGGTCACTCTGGCCTCATTGGCGGTCACCGCCTATTTCGGTCGCGTGGATCTGGTCAGGCACTATCCCGATCTTGCCGGCCTCTATGACGCGGTGGGACTGGGCGTCAATGTGGTGGGGCTGGATTTTTCCAATCTGGAGACACTCAAGACCTTGTCCGGCGGCAATGACATATTGGTGGTTTCGGCGCAGATCGTGGGTCTGTCGCGCGAGCCGATAGGCGTGCCGCCGGTCGTGGTGAGCTTGCTCGATGGCGAGGGCAAGGCAGTCTATGAATGGAGCGTCACGCCGCGCGTACGCGACCTGATGGCCGGAGAGCGGGCGACCTTCGATACCCGTCTATCGCTGCCGCCCAGCGAAGCCGCGCGGGTGCGGCTCAGCTTTGCCCGCAGCAATGGCCCCCAGGCCGAGCGCAACGGGAGCGGCCGCACCGCGCCTCCCGTCCCAGAATGAGCACCGCGGGGATTTGGTCGAGCTTCACACAAAAAAGACCAACTGAATCCTCAAACTTTGTCGTCCCGTTTCCCATTTTCCGGAAACGCCCCAGGAGAGAGCCAATGGCCCGCATCCTTGTCGCCGAAGACGATCCTTCGGTCCGTGCCTTTGTCGTCAGCGCCCTCACCATGAAGGGCCACGAAGTCGTCTCCGAGGAAGATGGCGGCCTGGCGGCCGAAACCGCCGATGCGGAGGATGGGCAGTTCGATCTCCTGCTCTCCGACATCAAGATGCCGGTGATGGACGGCATTGCCCTGGCCCTGCATGTGGGGGCGCGCTATCCGGACCTGACCATCCTGCTGATGACCGGCTTCGCCGACCAGCGTGAGCGGGCCCATGGGCTCGACGCCTTGATCTATGACGTCATCGCCAAGCCCTTCACCCTGGCCGGTCTGCTGGCCAAGGTCGACGACGCGCTCAATGGCCGCCCCGTCGAGGTCGTGTCGCTCGGCCGGCAGGCGCTGCAATAGTTCAGAGCCAGTCCGGCACGCTGTCCAGCGCCAGCAATTCCGCGATGGACTTGCGCGGGCGAATGACGTGCCAGCGAGCGCCATCCACCAGCACTTCGGGGATCAGCGGCCGCGAATTATAGGTGGAGGCCATGACCGCGCCATAGGCGCCGGCGCTCATCACCGCCAATAGATCGCCTTCCTTGACGCCGGCAAGGGTGCGGTTCCGGGCGAGATAATCGCCGGTTTCGCAGACCGGGCCGACAATGTCGCCGGTGATCGGCGGCAGATTGCTCTGGTTGACCGGCTCGATATCGTGATGCGCCTCATAAAGCGTGGGGCGGAGCAGATCGTTCATCGCCGCATCGACGATGATGAAATCGGCGTCGCCCTGCTTCACATATTCGACCTTGGTGACGAGGATGCCGGCATTGCCAACCAGGAGGCGCCCCGGCTCGATCACCAGCGAGCACCCCAATTGCCCCACCTTGTCGCGCACCACCGCGGCATAGGCATCGGGATGCGGCGGCGCCTCCTGGTCGTGATGATAGGGAATGCCGAGGCCGCCGCCGACATCCACATGCTCGATATGGTGCCCGTCGGCCCGCAGGGCCGCGACCAGTTCCGCCATGAGGCCGAACGCATTGTCGAACGGTTCGAGATCGGTGATCTGGCTGCCGATATGCATGTCGACGCCGACCGCCTCGACATTGGGCAATTCGGCGATGCGCCGATAGACGGCGCGGGCGCGCTTATAGGGAATGCCGAACTTGTTCTCGGACTTGCCGGTCGAGATCTTGGCATGGCTGCGCGCATCGACATCGGGATTGATGCGCACCGACACGCGGGCCGTCACTCCCATATCCGCAGCGACCGCCGACAGGCGCTCCAGTTCGGGCTCGCTCTCGACATTGAAGCACTTGATGCCCGCTTCGAGGCCCCGGCGCATTTCGGCGACGGTCTTGGCGACGCCGGAGAACACGATCATGTCGGGGCTGATGCCGGCAGCCAGCGCGCGTTCGAGCTCGCCCAGCGAGACCACGTCCGCCCCGCAGCCCTCGGCCGCCATGAGCTTGAGCACCGCCTGATTGGAATTGGCCTTCATCGCATAGGCGACAAGCGTCGGGATGCCGTCAAATGCCTGTTTCACCACCCGGACATGGCGCCGCAATGTGGCGCTGGAATAGACGTAAAAGGGCGTGCCGACCTCGCGCGCAAGATCGTTGAGATTGACATCCTCGGCAAAAAGAATGCCGTCACGCTGTTCAAAGTGGTGGACCACGATATGCCTGCCCCAGTGGATGATTGCCCCAACCCTGCCACGCCGATCTGCCCCGAGGGATAGAATGGCGGGTGCGGCTGGTTGCCGAGACCTCTACGGCAGGTGCATCGAAAACGGAAGCAAGACTTGCCGATCGGTCGCGGACCGGGCGAAGCTAAGCGATCCCGCCGTCGCCATGGCCGCCAGGTTTCTTCGTCGTGAGCGGGCGCGGTTCATGCGCTTCCCCGGTCAGCTCGCTCTTCCAGCGGGCCGCCTGCACCAGCACATTGGCGGGCGCGGTGCCGCCATAGGACTTGCGCGCGGTGACCGAGGCCTCGACGGTCAGCACCTTGTGGATGCGGCTGTCGATGCGCTGATCGATGGATTTGAAGTCCTCGATATTGAGGCCTTCGAGCCCGCAATTCTTCTGCTCGGCCAGGGCGACGATCTGCCCGGTAATGTGATGGGCGTCGCGGAAGGGGATATCGAGCTCGCGCACCAGCCAGTCGGCGATGTCGGTGGCGGTCGAAAAGCCGGCCGAGGCCGAGGCATGCATTCTTTCGCGATTGGGCACCATGTCGGCAACCATGCCGGTCATGGCGGCCAGCGACAGCGACAGGGCGTCCAGCGCGTCGAAGGCGACTTCCTTGTCTTCCTGCATGTCCTTGGAATAGGCCAGCGGCAGGCCCTTCATCACCACGAGCAGCGAATTGAGTGCTCCGAGGATGCGGCCGATCTTGGCGCGAACCAGCTCCGCTGCATCCGGGTTGCGCTTTTGCGGCATGATGGACGAGCCGGTGGTGAACTTGTCCGACAGGCGGATGAAGCCGAACTGCGCGGAAGACCAGATCACCATTTCCTCGGCAAAGCGGGACAGGTGCATGGCGCAGATCGCGGCGGCGGCCAGCGTTTCCAGGATGAAATCGCGATCGGAAACTGCATCGAGCGAATTGGCCGTCGGCCGGTCGAAGCCGAGCGCCGCCGCGGTCATGTCGCGATCGATGGGATAGGGCGTGCCGGCAAGGGCAGCCGAGCCCAGCGGGTTCTCATTGAGCCGCTTTCTCGCATCGAGCAGGCGGCCGGCATCGCGGCCGAGCATTTCGACATAGGCCAAAAGATGGTGGCCGAACGTGACCGGCTGGGCATTTTGCAGATGAGTGAAGCCCGGCAGGATGGTCTCGGCCTCTTCCTCGGCCCGGGTGACCAGGCCCAATTGCAGGCTGCGGATCTGGGCCACCAGCATGTCGATGCCGTCGCGGACATAGAGCCGGAAATCGGTCGCCACCTGGTCGTTGCGGGACCGCGCCGTGTGCAGGCGTCCGGCGGCATCGCCGATCTTTTCGCGCAACCGGCTCTCGACATTCATATGGATGTCTTCGAGGGCACGCGAGAACGTGAAGCTGCCGCCCTCGATTTCGGCCAGCACCTCGTCTAGACCGGCAAGGATCGCATCACGGTCGCCTCGCGTCAAAATGCCCGTGGCCTCGAGCATTGCCGCATGGGCCTTCGATCCGGCAATATCCTGGCGGAACAGGCGCTGGTCGAAACCGATCGAGGCGTTGATTTCTTCCATGATGGCGTCGGGGCCGGAAGCGAACCGTCCACCCCACATCTTGTTGCTCATCTTTAGCCTTTCGGAGAACCCATGTCGGAGACCATTGCCCCCCCGCCGCAGAACCGGAAAAGCTGGCAGCTTCCTGTCTTGATAGGGGTGGCCGGTTTGGGCGTAGCTATAGCGGCGTGGTTCTATCTGGGCAATGCCGCCCAGGCGAACTCCTGCCCGGTGCAATCCATGCCGGCACAGGTGCTCGATGCCGCCGCAACCGGCGAATTGGCGGCGCTGAACGGCACCGGCGAGGGGCGCGGCTATGCCGATATGGCGTTCAAGGATGTCGCGGGCAAGGACCTGACCATTGCCGATTTCGGCGGCAAGGCATTGCTGGTCAATTTCTGGGCCAGCTGGTGCGTACCCTGCCGCGAGGAAATGCCGGCGCTCGACGAGATTGCCACCCAATATAATTCCGAGCGCTTCATGGTGCTGCCGATCAATCTCGATATCGGCGCGGGCGGCCTCGAAAAGGCGCAGGCTTTTCTCGATGAGGGCCAGTTCGACAATCTGCCGCTTTATGCCGACAACACCTTCGCCGCCTTCGAGCGGCTGAAGCGCGAAGCGGTGGCCGTGGGCCTGCCGGCCACGCTGCTGCTCGATCCCGAAGGGTGCGAATTGGCGGTCTTGCAAGGCCCCGCCGAGTGGCACAGCACGGACGGCAGGACGGTGGTGGAAGCCTTGATCGGCCTGCGCGGCTAGACCGTTTCACCGTTTTTCCTGAATCGGTAAAACGGTCGTAAGTCCTTGTTTTATTAAGTTTCCGAATCACAAAAGTGCTAGCCACTTTTGCTGGAAACACTCTCGGCCGTCCGCGCCGTTGCCGCCGACAGGCCCGGCACGCGGACAAAGCGTTCGGCGCGCTTGCGGCGCGGCACGGCCGGAAACGCTTCCTTGCGCGCCCGAACGCAGATGACCCCGCTCATCGCCGGGCCGAGCAACCGACCGAAGCGCTCGAAGAACCGCGTCGACCGCAGCGCCAGACCGGATTGGAGCGGTGGCATGAACAGCGCATCGCGCCACGCCACCGGCACGAAGCTGTGGTCGCGCAGCAGCTTTTCCAATTGTCCGCCGGAATAGGGATTGCCCTGGCCGAAGGGCGTGTTGTCACGCTGGGCCCAGATTCCCCGCCGCCGCGGCACCACGATGACGAGGTGCCCGTTGGGCGCCGTTATCCGCCAGAGCTCACGCATCAATTCCTCGGCATCCGCCACATGTTCCAGCGCATGTATGGCAATGGTGAGATCGACGGCCGCATCGGTGAGCGGCATTTCCAGCGGATCGCAGAGCACGGTGCGGGACGGGCCCTCGCGCGGCCAGGCCGAGGCGCCTTGGCGCGCCGGCATGAAGGCGAGAACCCGCTCGGCCCGGCCCAGCGAGAATCGCAGATAGGGCGTGGCAAAGCCCAGGCCGAGAACCCGCTTTCCCCTTATATCGCCCGCCAGGTCGATCACCTGATCGCGCACCAGCGCCCGCGACATATGCCCCAGCGGAGATTTGTAATAGTCGATGAGACGCCGGACATCGCTGGTCATGCGGCGAGCTTGCCAAAGCTGGATGAACTTGTCCAATCCCCGGTTGCAACTGCCGGCGCGGCTCCCTAGCTTGCAGTCCAAACGCAAGAAGGAACAATGCCATGGCCCTCATCGTCGACGTCTTCGCCGCCCGCCAGGACAATTTCGGCTATCTCGTGCATGATGAGGCCACCGGCCGCACGGCCGCGATCGATGCGCCTGAGGCGGCCGCCATTCGCGACGCCCTCGCCCGGCGCGGCTGGAAGCTGAGCGACATCTTCATCACCCACCATCATGTCGACCACGTCGAAGCCATTCCCGAGCTCAAGGCCGCCTTCGGCGCCAAGGTGACCGGGCCCGCGGCCGAGGCCGACAAGATCGAGGGCCTCGACGTGCTGGTCAGCGATGGCGACCAGGTCCATCTCGGCGAATCCGTCTTCGACATTATCGCCGCGCCCGGTCATACGCTGGGTCATATCGTTTTCTATAACGCATTGGGCGGGCATCTCTTTTCGGCCGATGCGCTGTTCTCGCTGGGGGTGGGACGCATGTTCGAGGGCACGCCCGGCCCGATGTGGGAAGGGGTCAAGCGCCTCCGCGATCTGCCCGACGAAACCCTGGTCTATTGCGGCCATGAATATACCCAGAGCAATGCCAGCTTCGCCCTCGCCATCGACCCGGACAACGAGGCGCTAAAGGCCCGTGCCGCCGAGGTAAATTCGCTGCGCGCCGCTGGAAAACCCACCATTCCGTTCAAGCTGGGCGAGGACAAGCGGGCCAATCCGTTCATGCGCGCCGACGCCCCGGAACTGGCCCGGCATTATGGCCTTGAGGGCGCCGATCCGGCTGAGGTTTTCGCCGCCATCCGCAAGGGCAAGGACAATTTCTGAGCCCGGCGATTAACCATTCGCCTGTGCGGAATCCTTCACCGGGGATCGAAATTCGTTAACAGACTGTTATCATCTGGCACGGCGTTTGCCCCGATAGGGGTAACACGCCGCGGGTTCTGTGCCATTCCGGGACAGAGCGGCGCAAAATGGTACAGTCATGCCCCATTTGGAGCAAAGCGAGACAGATCGAACCCTGCCCGTGCCGGCGGCCCCGGCCACGCCGCGCCCCTCGCTCGCCCATAGCGCTCCGAACGCCGCCTTTGTCAGCCAGCTCATCGCCGCCCGCGAGCGGCTCAGCCCGCAACGTACAAGCCGCCTGGAAAATGCTGCGGGGGCGGTGGGCGCCTATGGCAAAGGCGGCCGCATCGCCGAGCGCCGCATGCCGCTGGGCTATCGCCGCACGCTTTTGATCTAGCGTGCCGGCGCCGTTCCAATAATTCTGGAATTGGCGGTTCAATTCGCCCGGCCTCGAACGTCGCAATGATGAGGGCGCCTATAGGCGCCGGATAACGAGGAGAGATTCCATGCCAATCGCCAAGAACACTGTCTGCATCTGGTACGACAAGGACGCGGAAGCGGCGGCCCGCTTCTATGCCGAAACCTTTCCCGACACCCGGGTCACCGCCGTCAGCACGGCGCCGAGCGATAACCCGTCCAGCAAGGCGGGCGCCGTGCTGACGGTGGAATTCACCCTGATGGGCATTGCCTGTATCGGCCTCAATGGCGGCCCCGCCTTCACCCATAGCGAAGCCTTCTCTTTCCAGATCGCCACCGACGACCAGCAAGAGACCGACCGCTATTGGAACGCCATTGTCGGCAATGGCGGCGAGGAGAGCATGTGCGGCTGGTGCAAGGACAAATGGGGCATTTCCTGGCAGATCACCCCGCGAACCCTGTCCGAAGCCATGGCCGCAGGCGGCGCCGAAGCCAAGCGCGCCTTCGAGGCGATGATGACGATGAAAAAAATCGACGTGGCGGCGATCGAGGCGGCGCGGCGCGGCTAGCGGGCTATGTGATTGCCAATATCACGCTCGTCACCCTCGCGTCAGGCGCGAGGGTGACGATCCGGGAAGAAGGAGCCAGCGCGGCTCTCCTCAAATGCCAGCGCCCTATTGCTTGAGCTTGAGCGGGCCGACCATCTGTTCGGGCTTCACTTCGGCGTCGAATTCCTCGCCGGTGAGCAGGCCCAGATTGATGGCTTCTTCGCGCAGCGTCGTGCCGTTCCGATGCGCGGTCTTGGCGATCTTGGCGGCATTGTCATAGCCGATGCGGCGATTGAGCGCCGTCACCAGCATCAGCGACTGATCCACCAGTTGCTGGATGCGCTTCCGGTCCGGCTCGATGCCCATTGCGCAATTGTCGTTGAAACTCTTGGCAGCATCGGCCAGGAGGCGCACGCTTTGCAGGAAATTATAGGCGATGACCGGCTTGAAGACATTGAGCTCGAAATTGCCCTGACTGGCGGCAAAGCCGATGGCGGCGTCATTGCCCATGACCTGGGCAACCACCATGGTCATGGCTTCGGACTGGGTGGGATTGACCTTGCCCGGCATGATCGAGGAACCGGGCTCGTTTTCGGGAATGGTGATTTCGCCCAGGCCGGAACGCGGGCCGGAGGCCAGCCAGCGCACGTCATTGGCGATCTTCATGAAGGCGACGGCGAGCTGCTTGAGCGCGCCCGAGGCGCCGACAAAGGCGTCATGACCGGCCAGCAGGGCGAACTTGTTGGGGCCGGTGACGAAATCGTGGCCGGTGAGGTCGGCGATTTCCCTGGCGACGGTGACGGCATAATCGGGATGGGCATTGAGCCCGGTGCCGACGGCGGTGCCACCCAAAGCCAGTTCCTTCAATTGCGGCATGCTCGCCTTGATGGCGGCAATGGCATAATCGATCTGCGCCACCCAGCCGGAGATTTCCTGGCCCAGGGTCAGCGGCGTCGCGTCCTGGAGATGGGTGCGGCCGATCTTGACCACGTCCATGAACGTATCGGCCTTGGCCTGTAGGGTGTCGCGCAACAGGGCGACGCGCTCATAAAGATAGTTCTCCACCGCCTCGACCGCGGCGATATGCATGGCGGTGGGATAGGTGTCGTTGGAGCTCTGGCTCATATTGACGTGGTCATTGGGATGGACGGGCTTTTTCGAGCCCATCTCCCCGCCGGCCATTTCGATGGCGCGGTTGGAAATGACTTCGTTGACATTCATATTGGACTGGGTGCCCGATCCGGTCTGCCAGACCACCAGCGGGAAATGCTCGGCCAGCTTGCCCTCGATCACCTCGTCGGCGGCGGCGACCACCAGGTCGCGCGTCTTCTCGTCCATGAGGCCGAGCTTGAAATTGGCCAGAGCCGCCGCCTTCTTGAGGATGCCGAAGGCGGTGATGATCTCGGCGGGCATCTTTTCTGCGCCGATATCGAAGTTCTGCAGGCTTCGGGCCGTCTGCGCGCCGTAATATTTATCGGTCGGGACCTCGATATTGCCCATAGTGTCCGATTCGACGCGCATGCTCATATTGCCTTTGCTCCAGCTGGCCGCCGCTCCGGCGGCGGAAAAAACCAAACGGCCGACCCTTCGGGGGGCCGGCCGCTCGAATATCAGATAAAGCGCCGCGGCGCCAAAGCGCCTTTCGGCTTAGTTCTTGACCGCGAGGATCTGACGGCCGCGATACATGCCGGTCTTGAGGTCGACGTGATGCGGACGGCGCAGCTCGCCCGAATCCTTGTCTTCGACATAGGTGGGATTGGCGATCGCGTCGGCCGAACGGCGGAAGCCGCGCTTCATCGGCGAGGTCTTGCGTTTTGGCACAGCCATGGTTCGGTCCTTCCGAAATTCAAAATCGTTGCGCCGCCGAAAGCGGCCAGAGAATTATCTCTGTCAGGATTGGTCGGCTCTATAGAGCAAGACAGGACGCTTGGCTAGGGGTTTTGTGAATCGGGCCGGGGCTTGCTGCGATCAATTATCGTATGTACAATAATTAAAGGCTTGGGGGAAGCCGGACGTGTACGAATGGGACAGGGAAAAAGATGCCGCCAATCGGCTGAAGCATGGGGTCGGCTTCGAGGACGTCGAGAATTTCGACTGGGATAGTGCAGTATTCCAGCAGGACAGGCGCTTCGATTACGGCGAAGAGCGCTTTCGCGCCTTCGGCTTCATCGGCGAGCGGCCTCACTGTCTTGCCTATGTTCTTCGCGGAGACAATATCCGCATCATCAGCCTGCGCCCCATGCATTTAAAGGAGGCAAGACGCTATGGCCTCGCACAAGACTAAGGGCAAGCCGCCGGACAATTACGATCCCGCCGCCCCGCTCACCGAGGAAGAAATCAAGACGCTGCGCCCGGCGCGGGAATTTTTCGCCGAACGCGGCCTGCCCATGCCGGTGCCCCGCAAAGCCGGCCGGCCCAGGCAGGACGAGACCAAGGTGCGGGTGACGATGCGGCTCGATGCCGGGATCGTGGAGCATTTCAAGAGCCAGGGGCCCGGCTGGCAAACCCGCATCAATGCGGTTCTGGCCGAAAAAGTCGCCAAGGGCCGCTAGATGTGAGTGTTTCGTTCCCCCTTACGGGAACGAGGGCCGCCACCGGCCCGCACTGCCCCCCTCAAAGGGGGGAGCGCTTGTCACCGCTTCCGTGGCTCGCCGCCGCTACAGCGCCAGCTTGCCGTCCTGGCCCACACAGGCTGCCCTGGGGCCATATTCGCGGGCGCGGGCTTCGACGATGCGCGCCACCCGCAACAGGCCGGCGCTGGGGCGGGCGGGGTTGCGCAGGAGGGGATTGGGCAGGGTGACGGCCAGCAGGCTGGCGGTCTGCCAGTCGAGATTTTGCGGTTCGCGGCCGAAAGCGTGTTCGGCGCCGGCCGCGACGCCGAACTGGCCGGACGGGCCCCATTCGGCGATGTTGAGATAGATCTCCATGATCCGCTTCTTGGGCATGACCAGATCGATATAGGCCGCCAGCGGCACTTCCAGCGCCTTGCGGATGGCGCTCTGGCCGTTCCACAGAAACAGATTGCGCGCCACCTGCATGGTGAGGGTGGAGGCGCCCCGCGCCTCCCGCCCGGCGAGATAATTGTCGATCTCGATGCGCAGGGCGGCGACGTCCACGCCCCAATGGCGGCAGAATTGGCCATCCTCGGAGAGGATCACCGCCGCCTTGAGGCGGTCGGAAATATCGTCGATATCGCGCCATTGCCGCTCGACCGGCTGCAAGGTGAGCAGGCGGGCCAGCATGGGGACGGAGACCGGCTGGATCACCAGATAAATCGGGGTGAGGATCAGCGGCAGGGCCACGAGCACGGCAAGTATCCCCAAGGGAATGCGGAGAATGTGCCAGAGCTGTTTGCGTCGCGCCATGGGCGGGTGTGTAACCGCGTGTGCGGTTGCGGCCAAGCCCCCTCGTCCGGCGCTGTGCTCCCGGCCACGTTCCCCCTCATCCGGCGCTGCGCGCCCGGCCGTGTTCCCCCTCATCCGGCGCTGCGCGCCACCTTCTCCCCGAGGGGGAGAAGAATGGTTCGGCCTGCGCCCCTTATTCCTCTCCCCCTCGGGAGGGTGCCCCGAAGGGCGGGTGATGGGGGGATTGCCCGATGCCGGGCAAAAAGCTAGCAACGAACCATGTATGACTTTTCCGCCGACAGCGCCGATTGCGCCCGCGCCGTGGAGGCCGGGCTTTCCGATTATCTGACCGGCGCCAGGCTGTCCGGCCCGGGTCCCGCCGCCGAAAGGCTGGTGGAAGCCATGCGGCATGGGAGCCTCGAAGGCGGCAAGCGCTTGCGGCCGCTCCTGGTGCGGCAGGCGGCGGCGATCTTCTCGGTGCCGCGCGAGGCGGCGCTGCCGGCCGGAATGGCCGTGGAAATGGTGCATTGCTATTCGCTGATCCATGACGACCTGCCCGCCATGGACGACGACGATTTGCGGCGCGGCCGGCCCAGCGTGCATAAGCAATATGACGAGGCCACCGCCATCCTGGCGGGGGACGCCCTGTTGGCCCAGGCCTTTGCCGTTCTGGCCGATCCCCATTGCCATGCCGATCCCGCCGTGCGCGTGGCGCTGATCGCCGAACTGGCGCAAGGCGGCGGCGCCGGCGGCATGGTGGGCGGACAGATGCGCGACATCGAAGGGGAAAGCGGCGGCCTCACCGAAGGCGAGATCGCCGTCATGCAGGCCATGAAGACCGGGGCGCTGATCCGGGCCTCGGTACGGATGGGCGCCCTGCTCGGCGGCGCCGATGCCCGGGCGCTCTCGGCGCTCACCGCCTATGCCGAAGCGGCCGGCCGCGCCTTCCAGCTGGCCGACGACATTCTCGACGTGACCGCGACGCCCGAAATCATGGGCAAGGCCACCGGCAAGGATGCGGGCGCCGGCAAGCAGACCCTGGTGGCCCGGCTCGGCGTCGAGGCGGCGCGGCAGATGCTGGACGACATCGTCGCCGACGCCATTTCGGCGCTGCGCACTTTCGGCCCCCGGG
This genomic stretch from Devosia sp. YIM 151766 harbors:
- a CDS encoding TlpA disulfide reductase family protein, whose translation is MSETIAPPPQNRKSWQLPVLIGVAGLGVAIAAWFYLGNAAQANSCPVQSMPAQVLDAAATGELAALNGTGEGRGYADMAFKDVAGKDLTIADFGGKALLVNFWASWCVPCREEMPALDEIATQYNSERFMVLPINLDIGAGGLEKAQAFLDEGQFDNLPLYADNTFAAFERLKREAVAVGLPATLLLDPEGCELAVLQGPAEWHSTDGRTVVEALIGLRG
- a CDS encoding BrnA antitoxin family protein → MASHKTKGKPPDNYDPAAPLTEEEIKTLRPAREFFAERGLPMPVPRKAGRPRQDETKVRVTMRLDAGIVEHFKSQGPGWQTRINAVLAEKVAKGR
- the rpmF gene encoding 50S ribosomal protein L32, which encodes MAVPKRKTSPMKRGFRRSADAIANPTYVEDKDSGELRRPHHVDLKTGMYRGRQILAVKN
- a CDS encoding transglycosylase domain-containing protein → MARRKQLWHILRIPLGILAVLVALPLILTPIYLVIQPVSVPMLARLLTLQPVERQWRDIDDISDRLKAAVILSEDGQFCRHWGVDVAALRIEIDNYLAGREARGASTLTMQVARNLFLWNGQSAIRKALEVPLAAYIDLVMPKKRIMEIYLNIAEWGPSGQFGVAAGAEHAFGREPQNLDWQTASLLAVTLPNPLLRNPARPSAGLLRVARIVEARAREYGPRAACVGQDGKLAL
- the gloB gene encoding hydroxyacylglutathione hydrolase, whose translation is MALIVDVFAARQDNFGYLVHDEATGRTAAIDAPEAAAIRDALARRGWKLSDIFITHHHVDHVEAIPELKAAFGAKVTGPAAEADKIEGLDVLVSDGDQVHLGESVFDIIAAPGHTLGHIVFYNALGGHLFSADALFSLGVGRMFEGTPGPMWEGVKRLRDLPDETLVYCGHEYTQSNASFALAIDPDNEALKARAAEVNSLRAAGKPTIPFKLGEDKRANPFMRADAPELARHYGLEGADPAEVFAAIRKGKDNF
- the fumC gene encoding class II fumarate hydratase, which translates into the protein MSMRVESDTMGNIEVPTDKYYGAQTARSLQNFDIGAEKMPAEIITAFGILKKAAALANFKLGLMDEKTRDLVVAAADEVIEGKLAEHFPLVVWQTGSGTQSNMNVNEVISNRAIEMAGGEMGSKKPVHPNDHVNMSQSSNDTYPTAMHIAAVEAVENYLYERVALLRDTLQAKADTFMDVVKIGRTHLQDATPLTLGQEISGWVAQIDYAIAAIKASMPQLKELALGGTAVGTGLNAHPDYAVTVAREIADLTGHDFVTGPNKFALLAGHDAFVGASGALKQLAVAFMKIANDVRWLASGPRSGLGEITIPENEPGSSIMPGKVNPTQSEAMTMVVAQVMGNDAAIGFAASQGNFELNVFKPVIAYNFLQSVRLLADAAKSFNDNCAMGIEPDRKRIQQLVDQSLMLVTALNRRIGYDNAAKIAKTAHRNGTTLREEAINLGLLTGEEFDAEVKPEQMVGPLKLKQ
- a CDS encoding class I SAM-dependent methyltransferase, with the translated sequence MTSDVRRLIDYYKSPLGHMSRALVRDQVIDLAGDIRGKRVLGLGFATPYLRFSLGRAERVLAFMPARQGASAWPREGPSRTVLCDPLEMPLTDAAVDLTIAIHALEHVADAEELMRELWRITAPNGHLVIVVPRRRGIWAQRDNTPFGQGNPYSGGQLEKLLRDHSFVPVAWRDALFMPPLQSGLALRSTRFFERFGRLLGPAMSGVICVRARKEAFPAVPRRKRAERFVRVPGLSAATARTAESVSSKSG
- a CDS encoding VOC family protein; protein product: MPIAKNTVCIWYDKDAEAAARFYAETFPDTRVTAVSTAPSDNPSSKAGAVLTVEFTLMGIACIGLNGGPAFTHSEAFSFQIATDDQQETDRYWNAIVGNGGEESMCGWCKDKWGISWQITPRTLSEAMAAGGAEAKRAFEAMMTMKKIDVAAIEAARRG
- a CDS encoding BrnT family toxin yields the protein MYEWDREKDAANRLKHGVGFEDVENFDWDSAVFQQDRRFDYGEERFRAFGFIGERPHCLAYVLRGDNIRIISLRPMHLKEARRYGLAQD